The genomic window AACCGGCCGCGCGCCCCCGCAGCACCGACGCCCCCTGGCACCACGACCGCCCGGCTTTCGACGACGGGAAGGCCGAACCCGAGCGCGCGCCGGAAGGACCGGCCGAGCCCAAGACCGGGGCGAAACCAGGGCCCGAGCCGGAGCCCGAGGCCGGCGGGGCGGAGGCCGCGCCCGGCACCACTACCCCGAATCACCGTTCGGCGAGCGGGTCCGAGGAAGGACCCGGCACCGCGCCGACCGACTCCGAAGGAGGCGACCCCGCATGAACGACGCACTCGACGTCGCCCTGCGGCTGGTCGTCGTCTTCGCCGTGTTCCTCGTGCTGCCCCTCGTCATCGGACAGACCGAGCACAAGGTGATGGCCCATATGCAGGGCCGCCTCGGCCCCATGTACGCCGGAGGCTTCCACGGCTGGGCCCAGCTCGTCGCGGACGGCGTGAAGTTCGCGCAGAAGGAGGACGTGGTCCCGGCCAACGCCGACCGCCGCATCTTCCAGCTCGCCCCCGCCGTCGCCCTGCTCCCCTATCTCCTCGTTCTCGTCGCCATCCCGGTCGGCCCGAGCGAGGGCGCGGTCGGCGTGCTCCTGGACGCGGGGATCTTCTTCGTCCTCGCCGTCATGGGCGTCGGTGTGCTCGGCTCGCTCATGGCGGGCTGGGCGTCGGCCAACAAGTTCTCCCTCCTCGGCGGTCTCCGCACCGCCGCCCAGCTGCTGGCGTACGAACTCCCGATGCTGCTCACCGCCGCGTCCGTCGCGATGGCGGCCGGCACCGTCTCGCTCCCCGGCATCCTGAACGCCTTCGAGTGGTGGTGGCTGCCCTGGCAGATCGTCGGTGCCGTCGTCTTCTTCGTCGCCGGCCTCGCCGAGCTCCAGCGCCCGCCGTTCGACATGCCGGTCGCCGACTCCGAGATCATCTTCGGTGCGTACACCGAATACACCGGCCTGCGATTCGCCCTCTTCCTGCTGGCCGAGTACGCGGGCATCGTCGTCCTCTGCGGTCTCACCACCGTCCTCTTCCTCGGCGGCTGGCACGGCCCGTTCGGTGCCGACGGCCTCGGCTGGGTCTGGACCCTGCTCAAGACGGCCGTGCTCGCCTTCATCGTGATCTGGCTGCGGGTGACCTATCCGCGACTGCGCGAGGACCAGCTCCAGAAGCTCGCCTGGACGACGCTCGTCCCGCTCGCCCTCGCCC from Streptomyces formicae includes these protein-coding regions:
- a CDS encoding complex I subunit 1/NuoH family protein, whose product is MNDALDVALRLVVVFAVFLVLPLVIGQTEHKVMAHMQGRLGPMYAGGFHGWAQLVADGVKFAQKEDVVPANADRRIFQLAPAVALLPYLLVLVAIPVGPSEGAVGVLLDAGIFFVLAVMGVGVLGSLMAGWASANKFSLLGGLRTAAQLLAYELPMLLTAASVAMAAGTVSLPGILNAFEWWWLPWQIVGAVVFFVAGLAELQRPPFDMPVADSEIIFGAYTEYTGLRFALFLLAEYAGIVVLCGLTTVLFLGGWHGPFGADGLGWVWTLLKTAVLAFIVIWLRVTYPRLREDQLQKLAWTTLVPLALAQIALTGVVKVVMQ